A genomic window from Chloroflexota bacterium includes:
- a CDS encoding 1-acyl-sn-glycerol-3-phosphate acyltransferase, with translation MSMPPGLPPRPWFYYVANPLLRTLLRMLTRVDIHGFENVPPKGGLVVAISHSSFLDPVLLAAFTPRKDVVPMAKVEAFDYPILGALLRWYGAFAVRRGEADMAAFKMALRVLNGGAVVVIAPEGHRSETGALQKGREGAIMLSLRTGAPILPVAVWGGKAFWSSLSRLRRAPLHCRIGKPVLPVVTGAKPTREGMGKMSDELMVKIAELMPPELHGYYTGALAHPIHHLELYRAPMGKEATG, from the coding sequence ATGAGTATGCCTCCTGGTTTGCCACCGCGCCCATGGTTCTATTACGTGGCAAATCCACTGTTGCGAACCTTGTTGCGTATGTTGACGCGTGTGGATATTCATGGATTTGAGAATGTGCCGCCAAAAGGCGGACTCGTCGTCGCGATCAGCCACAGTAGTTTTCTCGACCCAGTTTTGTTGGCGGCATTCACGCCGCGCAAAGATGTTGTGCCGATGGCAAAGGTCGAAGCGTTTGATTATCCGATCCTGGGTGCGTTGCTTCGATGGTACGGCGCGTTCGCGGTGCGCCGCGGCGAAGCGGATATGGCGGCGTTCAAGATGGCGTTGCGCGTGTTGAATGGCGGCGCGGTCGTCGTCATCGCGCCGGAAGGTCATCGGAGCGAAACCGGCGCCTTGCAAAAAGGACGCGAAGGCGCGATCATGTTATCGCTCCGCACGGGCGCGCCGATTTTGCCGGTGGCAGTGTGGGGCGGCAAAGCGTTTTGGTCAAGTCTGTCGCGTTTGCGCCGCGCGCCGTTGCACTGTCGCATCGGCAAACCGGTTCTGCCCGTCGTGACCGGCGCGAAGCCGACGCGCGAAGGCATGGGTAAAATGTCGGATGAGTTGATGGTCAAGATTGCCGAACTGATGCCGCCGGAATTGCACGGCTATTATACCGGCGCGCTCGCTCATCCGATTCATCATCTCGAGTTGTATCGCGCGCCGATGGGAAAGGAGGCGACCGGATGA
- the glmS gene encoding glutamine--fructose-6-phosphate transaminase (isomerizing), with the protein MCGIVGYVGARDAAPILLDGLQRLEYRGYDSAGVAILTPDHVIDIRKSEGKLKKLRDALDGGAPRGRLGLGHTRWATHGIPNDTNAHPHTDCARRIAVVHNGIIENFAELRDELRARGHQFASETDTEVIAHLVEQELEGEEGNKGNEGTRGYALVDAVRRALKRVRGTFGIGVMDLENPELLIGARHFSPLVIGMGAGENFIASDIPALLPYTRRVMLIEDGEIAALTPDAVRLCTLDGAPVERAPLDVTWDAQAAEKQGYPHFFLKEINEQPSALANALRGRVDARGAHLDELDSLDLARVRRVVLLACGSSYHAGLVGKRVFEEWARVPAETLIASEFRYAAPVLDETTLAILITQSGETADTIASMRLAKSAGAQTLALTNVVGSSITRGVTATVHLHVGPEIGVVASKTFSAQVLLLELIALDLAQRRGALDATRVAELAQQFARVPDLVQAALGMDQAMQRLAEKIWTRKSCFFFGRGFGYPTALEGALKLKEISYLHAEGYPAGELKHGPIAMLDPDITVVAIATQSATFDKVVSNILEVRARRAPVIALATEGDAGIARYADDVVYLPHAAEELTPLVAAAPLQLLAYYVALKRGCDVDQPRNLAKSVTVE; encoded by the coding sequence ATGTGTGGCATCGTCGGATACGTTGGCGCGCGTGACGCCGCGCCTATTTTGCTCGATGGTTTGCAACGGCTCGAATATCGCGGGTACGACTCGGCGGGTGTGGCGATTCTCACGCCCGACCATGTGATTGATATTCGCAAGAGTGAAGGTAAACTCAAGAAATTGCGCGATGCGCTCGATGGCGGCGCGCCGCGCGGTCGGCTCGGCTTGGGGCATACGCGTTGGGCGACGCACGGCATTCCGAACGATACGAACGCGCATCCGCACACCGATTGCGCCAGACGCATCGCCGTCGTGCACAACGGCATCATCGAAAATTTCGCCGAACTGCGCGATGAATTACGCGCGCGCGGACACCAGTTTGCGAGCGAGACGGACACGGAGGTGATCGCGCATCTGGTAGAACAGGAATTGGAGGGAGAGGAGGGAAATAAAGGAAATGAAGGAACACGCGGGTACGCGTTGGTTGATGCGGTGCGGCGCGCGTTAAAGCGCGTGCGCGGGACGTTTGGCATTGGCGTGATGGATTTGGAGAATCCCGAATTGTTGATCGGCGCGCGACACTTTTCGCCGCTCGTGATCGGGATGGGCGCGGGCGAAAATTTCATCGCGTCTGATATTCCGGCATTGTTGCCGTACACGCGGCGCGTGATGCTGATCGAAGATGGCGAGATTGCCGCGCTTACGCCGGACGCGGTTCGTCTATGTACGCTCGACGGCGCGCCGGTCGAACGCGCGCCGCTCGATGTGACCTGGGACGCGCAAGCGGCGGAGAAGCAAGGGTATCCGCATTTCTTTTTGAAGGAGATCAACGAGCAACCGTCCGCGCTCGCGAACGCGTTGCGCGGGCGCGTGGATGCGCGCGGCGCGCATCTTGATGAATTGGATTCGCTCGACCTTGCGCGCGTCCGACGCGTCGTCTTGCTCGCGTGCGGATCGTCGTACCACGCGGGCTTGGTCGGCAAGCGCGTGTTCGAAGAATGGGCGCGCGTGCCGGCGGAGACGCTGATCGCGTCCGAGTTTCGGTACGCCGCGCCGGTGCTCGACGAGACGACGCTCGCGATTCTCATCACTCAATCGGGCGAGACCGCGGATACGATTGCGAGTATGCGGCTCGCAAAATCGGCGGGCGCGCAAACGCTCGCGCTGACGAACGTCGTCGGTAGTTCGATCACGCGTGGTGTCACGGCGACGGTGCACTTGCACGTCGGTCCGGAAATCGGCGTCGTCGCGTCCAAGACGTTCAGCGCGCAGGTGCTCTTGCTCGAACTCATTGCGCTCGACCTGGCGCAACGACGCGGCGCGCTCGATGCGACGCGCGTGGCGGAACTCGCGCAACAATTCGCGCGCGTGCCCGATCTTGTCCAAGCCGCGCTCGGCATGGATCAAGCGATGCAACGGCTCGCGGAAAAAATCTGGACGCGCAAGAGTTGCTTTTTCTTCGGACGCGGCTTTGGCTATCCGACCGCGCTCGAAGGCGCGTTGAAACTCAAAGAGATCAGTTATCTACATGCCGAAGGGTATCCTGCCGGCGAACTCAAGCATGGTCCGATCGCGATGCTCGACCCAGACATCACGGTCGTCGCGATCGCAACGCAGAGCGCGACGTTTGACAAGGTGGTGAGCAATATCCTGGAGGTGCGCGCGCGTCGCGCGCCGGTGATCGCGCTTGCGACCGAAGGCGACGCCGGTATCGCGCGGTACGCGGACGATGTGGTGTATTTGCCGCATGCGGCGGAAGAGTTGACGCCGCTGGTCGCGGCAGCGCCGCTGCAATTGCTCGCGTACTATGTTGCGCTCAAGCGCGGCTGCGATGTAGACCAGCCGCGCAATCTGGCGAAGAGTGTGACGGTGGAGTAG
- a CDS encoding TrkA family potassium uptake protein, whose translation MRIIIVGCGRLGAHLARRFDHEGQRVTIIDRSTEAFARLGADFGGEKILGTGIDSDILRRAGIELADVFIAVTAGDNTNAMAAEVAKLVFNVPRVIARFNDPVREGTYHAIGLMETISPTILASDKIADLIAQPDAKK comes from the coding sequence ATGAGAATCATCATCGTCGGATGCGGGAGATTAGGCGCGCACCTCGCGCGACGATTTGATCACGAGGGACAACGCGTCACGATCATAGATCGAAGCACCGAAGCGTTCGCGCGCCTCGGCGCCGATTTCGGCGGCGAAAAAATCCTGGGCACCGGGATTGATAGCGATATCCTACGCCGCGCCGGCATCGAACTCGCGGATGTGTTCATCGCCGTCACGGCGGGCGACAACACGAACGCGATGGCAGCCGAAGTCGCGAAACTGGTTTTCAACGTGCCGCGCGTCATCGCGCGCTTTAACGATCCCGTACGCGAAGGCACGTATCACGCGATCGGTCTGATGGAAACGATCTCACCGACGATTCTCGCGTCGGACAAGATTGCCGATTTGATCGCGCAACCCGACGCGAAAAAGTAA
- a CDS encoding tyrosine recombinase yields MEEQIQEFLAALRNDKGYSPNTIEAYRNDLQQLLNFALNERQYLTQWSRVDKPLLLSFLIHLKDRQYTASSVSRKVAVIKTFFHFLEEKNLVADNPTATLDSPKVVKRIPHVLAPDEVERLLAAPLQNNTPKGLRDRAILELLSASGLRVTELVSLDVEDVNLEGGVVRCVGSGVKRRVIPVEARALEAVAEYLRRARPVFTTNLDERALFVNPHGERLTRQGLWLIIKEYVKTAQITTPVSPHMLRHSFAVHLLSGGTNLQNVQRLLGHTSIATTQVYQRLIEQRALALVPVRATEPAEE; encoded by the coding sequence ATGGAAGAACAGATTCAAGAATTTCTAGCTGCCTTGCGAAATGATAAAGGGTACTCGCCCAATACCATCGAAGCGTATCGCAACGACCTCCAACAATTGTTGAATTTCGCGCTCAACGAGCGGCAATACCTGACGCAGTGGAGTCGGGTAGACAAACCGTTGCTGTTGAGTTTTTTGATTCATCTCAAAGACCGGCAGTACACCGCCTCATCCGTCTCGCGCAAAGTTGCGGTCATCAAAACGTTTTTCCACTTTCTCGAGGAAAAAAATCTGGTCGCCGACAATCCCACCGCCACGCTCGACTCGCCCAAAGTAGTCAAACGAATTCCGCATGTCCTCGCGCCGGATGAAGTCGAACGCTTACTCGCCGCGCCATTGCAAAACAACACGCCCAAAGGTTTGCGCGATCGCGCGATTTTGGAATTGTTGAGCGCGAGCGGCTTGCGCGTTACCGAGTTGGTTTCGCTCGACGTGGAGGATGTGAATTTGGAAGGCGGCGTGGTGCGCTGCGTCGGCAGCGGCGTCAAGCGCCGGGTCATCCCCGTTGAAGCGCGCGCGCTCGAAGCGGTCGCCGAGTATTTGCGCCGTGCGCGCCCGGTGTTCACCACGAACCTGGACGAGCGCGCCCTCTTTGTGAATCCGCACGGCGAGCGTTTAACACGGCAGGGCTTGTGGCTCATCATCAAAGAGTACGTCAAGACCGCGCAGATCACGACGCCCGTTTCGCCGCACATGTTGCGCCACTCGTTCGCGGTGCATTTGTTGAGCGGCGGAACCAATTTGCAAAATGTGCAACGCTTGTTAGGTCACACAAGTATCGCGACCACCCAGGTTTATCAACGACTCATCGAACAACGCGCGCTCGCGCTCGTGCCGGTGCGCGCGACTGAACCAGCGGAGGAATGA
- a CDS encoding PH domain-containing protein, producing MGYVEELLGKNEQIVVRTRKHWMVLAQSFVGNLVFTIVIVAVTIALLAATVGIGILALMFLFVPGALFLRDYLAWSNEEYLVTNQRVIQMAGVINKHVIDSSLEKVNDVVLDQSALGRIFNYGNIEILTASESGINKLVHIAEPIVFKTEMLNQKEALSRPASPALPALDGPEAIPLLIAQLDDLRRRGILSDAEFQQKKAELLTKM from the coding sequence ATGGGTTACGTCGAAGAATTACTTGGCAAGAACGAACAAATCGTCGTCCGCACGCGCAAACATTGGATGGTGTTGGCGCAATCCTTTGTGGGCAACCTGGTTTTTACAATTGTGATCGTTGCCGTGACGATTGCGCTGCTTGCGGCGACTGTTGGAATTGGAATTCTGGCGCTGATGTTTTTATTTGTCCCCGGCGCGTTGTTTCTGCGCGATTACCTCGCGTGGTCGAACGAAGAGTACCTCGTGACGAATCAGCGCGTCATTCAAATGGCGGGTGTCATCAACAAGCACGTGATTGATTCGTCGCTCGAAAAGGTGAACGACGTGGTGCTCGATCAATCCGCGCTCGGACGCATTTTCAATTACGGCAACATCGAAATCTTGACGGCAAGCGAGTCCGGCATCAACAAGTTGGTGCATATCGCCGAGCCGATTGTGTTCAAGACCGAAATGTTAAATCAGAAAGAAGCATTGAGTCGTCCCGCGTCCCCCGCACTACCCGCGCTGGATGGACCTGAGGCGATTCCTCTGCTCATCGCGCAGTTGGATGATTTGCGACGGCGCGGCATTTTGAGCGACGCCGAGTTCCAGCAGAAAAAAGCGGAACTGTTGACAAAGATGTAG
- a CDS encoding purine-nucleoside phosphorylase codes for MTRADIEQAAHYIATRTQHKPQIGLVLGSGLNTLADEITRADVILFNEVPGFPVSTVEGHSGALVIGELGGKTVIAMRGRAHYYEGYTMGQVTLPIRVMRALGADTLIVTNAAGGVNANFHAGDLMLITDHINMVGMAGNSPLRGPNDATLGPRFPDMTNAYDPVLCELARHVAGELGLALCEGVYLMLAGPSFESPADVRFIRLIGADAVGMSTVSEVIVARHSGMRVLGVSLISNSLAHAHHEVSHAEVLAAGKVAVPKLGALVKGVLARM; via the coding sequence ATCACACGCGCGGATATTGAACAGGCGGCTCACTATATCGCGACGCGCACACAACACAAACCGCAGATCGGACTGGTTTTGGGTTCGGGCTTGAACACGCTGGCGGACGAAATCACGCGCGCGGATGTAATTCTGTTCAACGAGGTGCCTGGGTTTCCGGTTTCGACCGTGGAGGGTCACAGCGGCGCGCTCGTGATCGGCGAGTTGGGTGGTAAAACGGTCATCGCGATGCGCGGTCGCGCGCATTACTACGAAGGATACACGATGGGGCAAGTGACCTTGCCGATTCGCGTGATGCGCGCGCTCGGCGCGGACACGCTCATCGTGACGAATGCGGCGGGCGGCGTCAACGCGAACTTTCACGCCGGCGATTTGATGTTGATTACGGATCACATCAACATGGTCGGCATGGCGGGCAACAGTCCATTGCGCGGTCCGAACGATGCGACGCTGGGTCCGCGTTTTCCGGACATGACAAATGCGTACGATCCTGTGTTGTGCGAGCTCGCGCGTCATGTCGCGGGCGAACTGGGTCTCGCGTTGTGCGAGGGAGTTTACCTGATGCTCGCGGGTCCGTCGTTTGAATCGCCGGCGGACGTGCGATTTATTCGGCTGATCGGCGCGGACGCGGTTGGCATGTCCACCGTGTCCGAAGTGATCGTCGCGCGCCACAGTGGCATGCGCGTGCTTGGCGTTAGTCTCATCTCGAATTCGCTCGCGCACGCGCACCACGAGGTCAGCCATGCCGAAGTGCTGGCCGCGGGTAAGGTTGCCGTGCCGAAACTAGGAGCGCTGGTCAAGGGCGTGCTCGCCCGAATGTGA
- a CDS encoding rRNA pseudouridine synthase codes for MERLQKILAHAGIASRRKCEELIVAGRVRVNGTVVSELGTKVDPEHDRVEINGKAIRVETKTYIVLHKPRGYLSDIDEARGKPLAVDLVSSRERLYPAGRLDANSEGLLLLTNDGELAHRITHPRFQHEKEYLALVEGAPTDETLARVQSGVLYQGERLRADSVTRVKELDANAREHGWHATARNEYWLRIILHEGKKREIRHLCGAVGHPVKRLIRVRIGPVKLGALRVGQSRALTAHEIRQLKRQATITPSPNTIGKRR; via the coding sequence ATGGAACGCCTGCAAAAAATTCTCGCGCACGCGGGCATCGCGTCGCGTCGCAAATGCGAAGAGTTGATCGTCGCCGGACGCGTGCGCGTGAACGGTACGGTCGTGTCGGAACTCGGCACCAAGGTGGATCCCGAACACGACCGCGTTGAAATCAACGGCAAAGCGATTCGCGTCGAAACGAAAACGTACATCGTTTTGCACAAGCCACGCGGTTATCTCAGCGACATTGACGAAGCGCGCGGCAAGCCGCTCGCGGTGGATCTCGTGTCATCGCGCGAGAGATTGTATCCGGCGGGACGCTTGGATGCGAACAGCGAAGGGTTGCTTCTGCTGACGAACGATGGTGAACTCGCGCATCGCATCACGCATCCGCGTTTTCAGCACGAGAAAGAATACCTGGCGCTCGTCGAAGGCGCGCCGACCGACGAGACACTTGCGCGTGTGCAGAGCGGCGTTCTTTATCAAGGCGAGCGATTGCGCGCCGATTCAGTCACGCGCGTCAAGGAACTCGATGCCAACGCGCGGGAACATGGTTGGCACGCGACCGCGCGCAACGAATACTGGCTTCGCATCATTTTGCATGAGGGTAAAAAACGCGAGATTCGGCATCTCTGCGGCGCGGTCGGGCATCCGGTCAAACGATTGATTCGCGTGCGGATCGGTCCGGTCAAACTGGGCGCGTTGCGTGTCGGGCAGTCGCGCGCGTTGACCGCGCACGAAATCCGCCAATTGAAAAGGCAAGCTACGATAACACCTTCGCCAAATACAATCGGCAAGCGGAGATAG
- a CDS encoding NAD-binding protein — translation MYIIIVGGGKVGYYLAKTLLNQEHEILIVEKDKRKYDTLTIEFGGIVMRGDGSDALVMEEAGMARADLVVAVTGDDEDNLMICQMAKRKFNVNRTISRINNPKNEQIFKLLGIDTTVSVTDLILAQIEREIPAHSLVHLLTLREAGATFLEAKVPADSPVIGKPLRDLKIPEDCVIPLVIRNGKAIVPYGETKLAEGDEVIAVATLENEGALGRIFEGLPPRKK, via the coding sequence ATGTATATCATTATCGTGGGCGGCGGCAAGGTCGGTTATTATCTTGCCAAGACGCTCCTCAATCAAGAACACGAAATTCTCATTGTCGAAAAAGACAAGCGCAAGTACGATACGCTCACAATTGAATTTGGCGGCATTGTGATGCGCGGCGACGGCTCGGACGCGTTGGTGATGGAAGAAGCCGGCATGGCGCGCGCAGACTTGGTCGTCGCGGTCACCGGCGATGACGAAGATAATTTGATGATTTGCCAAATGGCAAAACGCAAGTTCAACGTCAATCGAACCATCTCGCGCATCAACAATCCCAAGAACGAGCAAATCTTCAAACTGCTCGGCATTGATACGACCGTGTCGGTCACGGATTTGATTCTCGCGCAAATCGAACGCGAAATCCCGGCGCATTCGCTCGTCCACTTGCTCACACTGCGCGAAGCCGGCGCGACCTTCCTCGAAGCCAAAGTGCCGGCGGACTCGCCGGTGATTGGCAAACCCTTGCGCGACTTGAAGATCCCGGAAGATTGCGTCATTCCGCTGGTTATTCGGAATGGCAAAGCGATTGTGCCGTATGGCGAAACGAAACTCGCGGAGGGTGACGAAGTGATTGCGGTCGCGACGCTTGAGAACGAAGGCGCGCTCGGGCGGATTTTTGAAGGATTGCCGCCGCGCAAAAAATAA
- a CDS encoding universal stress protein: protein MGKLFKILVPIEGIPADEAAIHLACQTAKPDKAKVLLIHVIEMQRTLPVDAENLPAQERGEQALIEAERIARAHYSHVESELLQARVAGSALVNEATDRGVDLIVMGIPFRKLLGEFYLGATANYVFKNAPCPVWLCRERARDDNGAANANQK, encoded by the coding sequence ATGGGAAAACTATTCAAGATTCTGGTGCCAATCGAAGGCATCCCGGCGGACGAAGCCGCGATTCATCTCGCCTGCCAAACCGCCAAGCCAGACAAAGCCAAGGTGTTGCTCATCCACGTTATCGAGATGCAACGCACCTTGCCAGTGGACGCGGAGAATTTGCCAGCGCAAGAGCGCGGCGAACAGGCGCTCATTGAGGCGGAACGCATCGCGCGCGCACATTATAGTCACGTCGAATCCGAGTTGTTGCAGGCGCGGGTGGCTGGGTCGGCGTTGGTGAATGAAGCGACCGATCGCGGGGTGGACTTGATTGTGATGGGGATTCCATTCCGCAAATTGCTCGGCGAGTTCTACCTCGGCGCGACGGCGAATTATGTGTTCAAGAACGCGCCATGTCCGGTGTGGTTGTGCCGTGAACGAGCGCGCGACGACAACGGCGCCGCGAATGCAAACCAAAAATGA
- a CDS encoding Uma2 family endonuclease, whose translation MVAQSQAMRLPLLENGDRLTRAEFERRYNAMSHIKKAELVEGVVYMPSPVSSIHAKAHAFVIGWLIAYSAATPGIVVMDNATVRLDTDNEVQPDALLRLERSGRSRVGVDGYIEGVQELIVEIATTSAALDLHAKKNIYRRNGVPEYIVWQTHEVRVDWFELRDEEYVALTPDDSGVIPSRVLPGLWLAVNALLQGDMAAVLSELHTGITSAEHDAFLLQT comes from the coding sequence ATGGTGGCGCAATCTCAAGCGATGCGTTTGCCGCTACTCGAAAACGGCGACCGCTTGACGCGCGCGGAATTCGAACGGCGCTACAACGCAATGTCTCATATCAAAAAAGCCGAACTTGTCGAAGGAGTCGTCTACATGCCGTCACCGGTAAGTTCGATTCATGCTAAGGCACATGCGTTCGTGATCGGGTGGTTGATTGCTTATAGCGCGGCAACTCCCGGTATCGTTGTTATGGACAACGCGACGGTTCGGCTCGATACGGATAATGAAGTACAACCAGATGCGTTGTTGCGATTGGAACGTAGCGGACGATCGCGTGTCGGTGTGGATGGTTACATCGAGGGCGTTCAAGAGTTGATTGTCGAGATCGCGACGACGAGTGCGGCACTAGATTTGCACGCCAAGAAAAATATCTATCGCCGCAATGGCGTGCCAGAATATATCGTTTGGCAAACGCACGAAGTACGCGTGGACTGGTTCGAACTGCGCGATGAAGAATACGTCGCGTTGACGCCGGACGACAGCGGTGTCATTCCTAGTCGCGTATTGCCGGGTCTATGGCTCGCGGTGAACGCGTTGCTCCAAGGCGACATGGCAGCCGTCTTGAGTGAATTGCACACGGGTATCACGTCAGCCGAGCATGACGCATTTCTTTTGCAAACATAA
- a CDS encoding APC family permease, with the protein MTRELHRGKRQGDTYVRVVRSDTLRRVAPGYLRASEQVSRPTKGLGLLYRRVKVWLVGKPLPTIAEKDERLTKLKALAVFSSDAISSSAYATEEILLVLVAAGTLGLPYALPIALGIAILLAIVSFSYRQTVHAYPHGGGSYTVSRENLGTQAGLVAAAALLIDYVLTVAVSIAAGTAAITSAAQPLYPYRVEISVVFIGIITLINLRGIRESGTIFALPTYLFIFSLAGLILLGAARVLMGEVVAAEPHFEHTEFEPLGLFLILHAFAAGSVAMSGTEAIANGVPAFKSPETHNAATTLTWMAGILGVFFVGVTFLAHQYGLAPTETETVISQLGRAVLGNGVMYGVFQAATMMILVLAANTSFNGFPRLFSVLARDGFAPRQFLFRGDRLAFSYGIIVLGAVAALLIVAFGGSTHALIPLYAVGVFLSFTLSQFGMVRHWWRLRAAGWQRSLVINATGGVLTGIVLLIVGSVKFQLGAWIVVVLTPILVLIFNVIYRHYHLVAEQVSVTRLTHAIATPRQIVVVPIGDINIVTLRALAFARSLAKDPVAVHITYETEEAENFREQWTRWGNGTQLVLLESPFRSFTEPLIAYIDALHLQDPEAFLILVLPESIPAHWWQHLLHNQTALRLKAALLFRRNTVVLDVPYHLER; encoded by the coding sequence ATGACGCGCGAACTGCATCGCGGCAAACGCCAGGGTGATACGTACGTGCGCGTGGTGCGTTCAGATACATTGCGCCGGGTCGCTCCGGGCTATCTACGCGCATCCGAGCAAGTATCGCGCCCAACCAAAGGGCTTGGCTTGCTTTATCGCCGCGTCAAGGTATGGCTGGTCGGCAAGCCGTTGCCAACCATCGCGGAAAAAGACGAGCGGCTCACCAAGCTCAAGGCGTTGGCAGTTTTTTCATCCGACGCGATTTCATCGTCCGCGTACGCGACGGAAGAAATTTTGCTGGTGCTGGTCGCGGCGGGCACGCTCGGTTTGCCGTACGCCTTGCCCATCGCGCTGGGCATTGCTATCTTGCTCGCAATTGTGTCGTTCTCGTACCGGCAAACGGTGCACGCGTACCCGCACGGCGGTGGTTCGTACACGGTCTCGCGCGAGAACCTGGGAACACAAGCGGGTTTGGTCGCGGCGGCGGCGTTGCTCATTGATTACGTACTCACGGTCGCGGTCTCGATTGCCGCGGGCACTGCCGCGATAACGTCGGCGGCGCAACCGCTGTATCCGTACCGCGTCGAAATTTCCGTGGTGTTTATCGGCATTATCACGCTCATCAACCTGCGCGGCATTCGCGAATCGGGTACGATTTTTGCGTTGCCGACGTACCTGTTTATTTTCAGTCTCGCCGGTCTTATCCTGCTTGGCGCGGCGCGCGTGTTGATGGGCGAAGTCGTCGCCGCCGAGCCGCATTTCGAACATACCGAGTTCGAGCCGCTGGGATTGTTTTTGATTCTACACGCGTTCGCCGCGGGCAGTGTCGCGATGAGCGGCACGGAAGCGATTGCGAACGGTGTGCCGGCGTTCAAATCGCCAGAGACACATAATGCCGCGACGACGCTGACCTGGATGGCAGGGATTCTCGGCGTGTTTTTTGTCGGCGTGACGTTTCTCGCGCACCAGTACGGGCTAGCGCCGACGGAGACAGAGACGGTGATCTCGCAACTGGGTCGCGCGGTGCTGGGCAATGGCGTGATGTACGGCGTGTTTCAAGCCGCGACGATGATGATTTTGGTGCTCGCGGCGAATACCAGTTTCAACGGCTTTCCGCGTTTGTTCTCGGTGCTGGCGCGCGATGGCTTTGCGCCGCGTCAATTCCTGTTTCGCGGAGATCGGTTAGCATTTTCGTATGGCATCATCGTGTTAGGCGCGGTTGCCGCGCTGTTGATCGTCGCCTTCGGCGGGAGTACGCACGCGCTCATCCCGTTGTACGCGGTCGGTGTTTTTCTGTCGTTCACCTTGTCGCAATTCGGGATGGTGCGACATTGGTGGCGGCTGCGCGCGGCGGGTTGGCAACGCAGTCTCGTCATCAACGCCACGGGTGGTGTGTTGACTGGCATCGTGTTGTTGATCGTCGGCTCAGTGAAGTTTCAACTGGGCGCGTGGATCGTCGTCGTGTTGACGCCCATCCTCGTTTTGATTTTTAACGTGATTTACCGGCACTATCATCTCGTCGCCGAGCAGGTGAGCGTAACGCGCCTCACCCACGCGATTGCGACGCCGCGTCAAATTGTGGTCGTGCCGATTGGCGACATTAACATCGTGACGTTGCGCGCGCTGGCGTTTGCGCGTTCGCTTGCCAAAGATCCGGTTGCCGTGCACATTACGTATGAGACGGAAGAAGCCGAGAATTTTCGCGAGCAGTGGACGCGCTGGGGCAACGGTACGCAACTGGTTTTGCTCGAATCGCCGTTCCGCTCATTTACCGAGCCGTTGATTGCGTATATTGACGCGTTACATCTTCAAGACCCCGAAGCGTTTTTGATTCTAGTCTTGCCCGAGTCTATCCCGGCGCATTGGTGGCAGCACTTGTTGCACAATCAGACCGCCTTGCGTCTCAAGGCGGCGTTGTTGTTTCGTCGCAACACCGTGGTGCTCGATGTGCCTTATCATTTGGAACGGTGA
- a CDS encoding (d)CMP kinase: MISVIAIDGPAASGKSTIGALLAEKLGYLYFDSGVMYRVITSVALARGVPIEDDTAITRLAEQVKIEFQPPTIQDGRQFTVLADGQDITWDIRARAVDANVSPVSAYPGVRAAMSAQQRRIGLQGKVVMVGRDIGTVVLPEADLKIYLDATEGERAQRRYRERIARGEQVEFDAVLREIQRRDQIDSSRSVAPLKRADDAVYLDSTGLEISDVLARVLALIHGQAEIIKV; encoded by the coding sequence GTGATCTCCGTCATCGCGATTGACGGACCCGCGGCATCGGGCAAGAGTACGATTGGCGCGTTGCTCGCGGAAAAACTGGGTTACCTCTATTTTGATTCCGGCGTGATGTATCGTGTGATTACGAGCGTCGCGCTCGCGCGCGGCGTACCGATTGAGGATGATACCGCGATCACGCGTCTCGCCGAGCAGGTCAAGATCGAATTTCAACCACCGACGATTCAGGACGGACGACAATTCACCGTTCTCGCCGACGGTCAAGATATCACGTGGGATATTCGTGCGCGCGCGGTGGATGCGAACGTGTCGCCGGTGTCGGCATACCCTGGCGTGCGCGCCGCGATGTCGGCGCAACAACGACGCATCGGCTTGCAAGGCAAAGTGGTGATGGTCGGACGCGATATTGGCACGGTCGTTTTGCCGGAAGCCGACCTCAAAATCTACCTCGATGCGACCGAAGGCGAACGCGCGCAACGGCGTTATCGCGAGCGCATTGCACGCGGCGAGCAAGTCGAGTTCGACGCGGTGTTGCGCGAGATTCAACGTCGCGATCAAATTGATTCGTCGCGTTCGGTCGCGCCGCTCAAACGCGCGGACGACGCGGTTTATCTCGATTCAACCGGTTTGGAAATTTCTGACGTGCTCGCGCGAGTTCTCGCGTTGATTCACGGTCAAGCGGAGATAATTAAAGTATGA